One region of Thermodesulfobacteriota bacterium genomic DNA includes:
- a CDS encoding NADPH-dependent FMN reductase yields MGSERPIFIPVILGTPRQGRMSEHAAKFIHGEVSKREGVATELIDVRNIPLSLNDAGEQIKDPKFSETASRADAMILVAPEYNHGYPGPMKHLLDTNLKEYIHKAVGICGVSAGPFGGSRVIENLLPVMRELGLVTIFWDVNFSLVQNVFDGNGKLLDEAFVRRAEKFLNELIWMAKVLRYGRENVSID; encoded by the coding sequence ATGGGTTCAGAAAGGCCAATATTTATACCAGTGATTCTTGGAACTCCTCGACAGGGGCGGATGAGCGAGCATGCGGCGAAGTTTATTCATGGTGAGGTGTCAAAGCGCGAAGGTGTTGCGACGGAACTAATTGATGTCAGGAATATTCCGCTTTCTTTAAACGATGCTGGAGAACAGATAAAGGATCCCAAATTTTCAGAAACCGCTTCAAGGGCAGATGCCATGATCCTTGTAGCCCCGGAATATAATCATGGTTATCCGGGTCCGATGAAGCATTTACTCGATACCAACCTTAAGGAGTATATACATAAGGCTGTGGGAATCTGTGGGGTTTCTGCCGGTCCATTCGGGGGGTCAAGGGTCATAGAAAACCTTCTACCAGTGATGAGGGAATTAGGGCTTGTTACAATATTCTGGGACGTTAATTTCTCTTTAGTTCAAAACGTCTTCGACGGGAATGGGAAATTGCTGGACGAGGCTTTTGTAAGACGGGCGGAGAAATTTCTCAATGAGCTGATATGGATGGCAAAGGTCCTAAGGTATGGCCGGGAGAATGTGTCTATAG